A single genomic interval of Lathyrus oleraceus cultivar Zhongwan6 chromosome 7, CAAS_Psat_ZW6_1.0, whole genome shotgun sequence harbors:
- the LOC127104642 gene encoding uncharacterized protein LOC127104642: MDFGRRRTQKYTFKSLKLECLRELGSLVVNPEDFKGRYERLLPLLKTNMMEGILATLVQFYDPLFRCFTFPDYQLVPTLEEFSHLIGLPIHDQVPFFGLEEIPKHQDITEATHLKMSEIKANITTKGGILGLPAKLLIEEARYFASMNSTDAFEAILAFLIYGLFLFPNVDDFVDINVIKIFLIGNLVPTLLVDVYHSIHLRNFHKGGVIICCVTLLYKWFISHLPRSTAFWDLKDGFLWSQKIMSLTHSDIDWFDRAYEGVTIIDSCGEFPNVPFLGTKGGINYNPILARRQFGYPMKDKPNTIFLESFFFKEGEDN; this comes from the coding sequence ATGGATTTTGGAAGAAGAAGAACTCAAAAGTACACTTTCAAAAGTCTAAAATTGGAATGTTTAAGAGAGCTAGGATCTTTGGTGGTTAATCCCGAAGACTTCAAAGGTAGATATGAGAGACTTTTACCTCTTTTGAAGACCAATATGATGGAAGGGATTCTTGCTACATTGGTCCAATTCTATGATCCATTGTTCCGGTGCTTTACCtttccagattatcagcttgtgcctaccttggaggagttTTCTCACTTGATTGGCCTACCCATCCATGATCAAGTTCCTTTTTTCGGTTTAGAAGAAATTCCAAAGCATCAAGACATTACAGAAGCTACTCATTTAAAGATGTCTGAGATCAAAGCTAATATAACTACAAAAGGAGGAATTCTTGGCTTGCCTGCTAAATTATTGATAGAGGAAGCTCGTTATTTTGCTAGCATGAATAGTACGGATGCTTTTGAGGCTATTCTTGCCTTTCTTATCTATGGATTGTTCCTCTTCCCTAATGTTGACGACTTTGTTGACATTAATGTTATCAAAATATTCTTAATTGGAAATTTAGTTCCTACCTTGCTTGTAGATGTTTACCATTCAATCCATCTTAGGAATTTTCATAAGGGAGGAGTGATCATATGTTGTGTAACTCTACtctacaagtggtttatttcacacttgcctcgATCTACTGCCTTTTGGGACCTTAAGGATGGTTTTCTATGGTCACAAAAGATTATGTCTCTCACTCATTCTGACATTGATTGGTTTGATCGTGCTTATGAGGGGGTGACaattattgatagttgtggtgagtttCCTAATGTACCTTTTCTTGGTACAAAGGGGGGTATTAACTACAACCCAATTTTGGCTCGCCGTCAATTTGGATACCCAATGAAGGACAAGCCCAACACCATCTTCTTAGAGAGTTTCTTCTTCAAGGAAGGAGAGGACAACTAA